The window ATGTGGTGCAGGAACTGGTCCTTCTTCCTCACTAGAGTGACCAGACGCTCACCGGCCAGTAGGATGGAAAACACCAGGTTTTTGGCTTTGGCCGCCTGCAGACCCGACGAGACGACATCTCTAGCGGAGCTGGCCAGAGGCAGACAGGTCACGGCGCTGAGCAGCAAGCTGGGGTCTCGCTCGAGACGGAACAGCAGGTTGTCTGTGAGGTACTCGGAGCCGGCTAGCAGGCGGCGGAGGTCATAGTTCTGCTTGTTCTGAAAAATGTGATTGAGCTGGGTGAGGGTGAGCAGGCTGACAATCTGGTAATAGATATATTGCAGCTCCCGCAGCATCTCTTTATCCGACTGACAGGTCTTAGAGACCCCCACCAGCACCAGAGGACTCTTCGTGAGAAAAACCACCTTACAGCCATCTGTAAAAAATATGAGGAATACAGTTtggaaaacacacttttaagtCCTCAGACAATCACAATCAAAGTAAACGCAGACCTGCATGGATAGAACGGATTATGTTCTTCTCAGCTTCCACAAAGGACACCAGGGCCATCATCACCCCCATGGTGCTGGACAGGGCCTCCTCGGTACCATAGCGAGTGTAAATGGGCTTTCCAGCTTCActtaacacaaaaatgtgttttttatggcTGCGCCACGCCTCACTGGAGATGTCTTCTTCCTTGGTCTTATTCTCCGATGAGAAGTCATTATGTGGTTCTTCTGCAGGTTTGTCTCCGACCAGCGAATTGAACTCGCCTTCCGTTTTGCCCAGTTGAGCTGCCCTGTCTTCAACCTCGGTGCTCAGATCCTCAAAGGACTGCGCGTGAACGAACATGGCACTTCTCTGACCAGCACCTGCAACCAAAGTGGTTATGATGACCAAAGCAACACTCACCAAAATAACTAGTTAGTCTTCATCCTTAAACCATTAAAACTCAGAAGCTTTGACCCATTATATACCGCATAatctacatttaattaaaatgagttGGTTGTTGgttacaattttcattggtgtgggtctttaagtatTTACACTAAAAGGTTTTGTTTACGTTTTCATGTATCTAGCCCAGGGGAGCACAAACTACAGCCTGAGGGTCATATTAATCTACTTTATTTGGCCCGCAAAACTGGAattaattatattgataatccatat is drawn from Oryzias melastigma strain HK-1 linkage group LG5, ASM292280v2, whole genome shotgun sequence and contains these coding sequences:
- the mon1a gene encoding vacuolar fusion protein MON1 homolog A (The sequence of the model RefSeq protein was modified relative to this genomic sequence to represent the inferred CDS: added 289 bases not found in genome assembly); its protein translation is MDGETQRAAAAWENGTLAPVDRLQSDRADSPTPGLVEGTEPGAGQRSAMFVHAQSFEDLSTEVEDRAAQLGKTEGEFNSLVGDKPAEEPHNDFSSENKTKEEDISSEAWRSHKKHIFVLSEAGKPIYTRYGTEEALSSTMGVMMALVSFVEAEKNIIRSIHADGCKVVFLTKSPLVLVGVSKTCQSDKEMLRELQYIYYQIVSLLTLTQLNHIFQNKQNYDLRRLLAGSEYLTDNLLFRLERDPSLLLSAVTCLPLASSARDVVSSGLQAAKAKNLVFSILLAGERLVTLVRKKDQFLHHIDLHLVFNLVGSSSSFREGEGWTPICLPKFNTAGFFHAHISYLQPGSELCLILVSTEREDFFNMSECKQRFMERLSKRSAFQALKEALKCPSYSVAQVGIPELRHFLYKSKSSGLYTSPEFPTVYQTDEEQERLMRLYQDLHSALHHPTRPLRTFYRCGETENMLAQVTSGFELYLCFSPLATKAMAVAAVNKLLKWIRKEEDRLFILSPLTY